A window of Sulfurimonas sp. C5 contains these coding sequences:
- a CDS encoding exonuclease domain-containing protein: MAKYIILDTETTGTDELDRIIQLGYLVLGGKETEVHNEFCSSDIEIKFPAMEVHGITPEMIAGKPLCTEMSSYKRLLELNTPDNYMIIHNAPFDIGMLQKEGFSLQMKLIDTLRVAKHIFEDEDAHRLQYFRYKMGLYKQEKQEADALGIVVKAHDAIGDVLVLKLFLTKLREAVQAKFPNENPVEKMVALTKEPILVKMFRFGKYRNKTLQEVAAEDSGYLRWMLKSMENLDEDMRYSINYYLGS; the protein is encoded by the coding sequence ATGGCAAAATATATAATTTTAGATACTGAAACTACGGGAACAGACGAGCTAGATCGCATCATACAACTTGGTTACCTGGTACTTGGCGGTAAAGAGACAGAGGTGCATAACGAGTTTTGTTCTAGCGACATAGAGATTAAATTCCCTGCGATGGAAGTTCACGGTATTACGCCTGAGATGATCGCAGGGAAACCTTTATGTACGGAAATGTCATCTTATAAAAGACTCTTAGAGTTAAATACACCTGATAACTATATGATCATTCACAATGCTCCATTTGACATAGGGATGCTTCAAAAAGAGGGCTTTTCGCTGCAAATGAAATTGATCGACACACTTCGCGTGGCAAAACATATCTTTGAAGATGAAGATGCACACAGACTGCAATACTTCCGCTATAAAATGGGTCTATATAAACAAGAAAAACAAGAGGCGGATGCTTTAGGGATCGTTGTAAAAGCGCACGATGCGATCGGTGATGTACTCGTTTTAAAACTCTTTTTAACAAAGCTAAGAGAAGCGGTTCAGGCAAAATTTCCAAATGAAAACCCTGTTGAAAAGATGGTAGCCCTTACAAAAGAGCCTATCCTTGTAAAAATGTTCCGTTTTGGAAAATACAGAAACAAAACTCTTCAAGAGGTGGCAGCTGAAGACTCAGGTTATCTGCGCTGGATGTTAAAAAGCATGGAAAATCTGGATGAAGATATGAGATACTCTATCAACTACTATCTGGGAAGTTAA
- a CDS encoding dipeptide epimerase gives MKIVSITTTRESIPLKNPFKTALRTVYDAEFIRAKIVFEDGSESFGEAPATKAITGEDLESIEQNIAEVTPLLLGLGSSEALQALHASSIGSSSKAALDMALFIQEAIGNTKPIETDITISLGTKEEMLQEAQNAKEQGIKLFKVKLGSDIAHAIEVTHTLADQFDEVQLLIDANQAWSVAQSLEYIEGVKDLSSIALIEQPVTAKDLKGLKTVSQNSPIPILADEAVFSFEDAKHIHQNNIAQMINIKLMKCGGVSQAIKILEYAREHNITCMLGSMIEGPISINAAVQLAFNYRDVIRFVDLDSPLLYKEPSKLLSFRFDRGEVFVL, from the coding sequence ATGAAAATAGTTTCTATTACTACAACAAGAGAAAGTATCCCTTTAAAAAATCCTTTTAAAACAGCTTTGAGAACTGTATATGATGCAGAGTTTATCCGAGCGAAGATTGTTTTTGAGGACGGAAGCGAGAGTTTTGGAGAAGCTCCTGCAACCAAAGCGATAACGGGAGAAGATTTAGAGAGCATTGAGCAAAACATCGCGGAGGTGACGCCGTTGCTTCTCGGGCTTGGCAGCTCAGAAGCATTGCAGGCTCTGCACGCATCTTCGATCGGCTCTTCCTCAAAAGCGGCACTCGACATGGCTCTTTTTATCCAAGAGGCTATAGGCAATACTAAGCCGATAGAAACAGACATTACGATCTCACTCGGCACAAAAGAGGAGATGCTGCAAGAGGCGCAAAACGCAAAAGAGCAAGGGATAAAACTCTTTAAAGTAAAACTGGGAAGTGACATTGCTCACGCTATAGAGGTCACACATACTCTGGCGGATCAGTTTGACGAAGTGCAACTGCTCATAGATGCAAATCAGGCGTGGAGTGTCGCACAGAGTTTGGAGTATATCGAAGGGGTAAAAGACCTAAGCTCGATAGCGTTGATCGAACAACCCGTAACGGCAAAAGATTTGAAAGGATTAAAAACAGTCTCACAAAACTCACCGATCCCTATCCTTGCAGATGAAGCGGTATTTTCTTTTGAAGATGCGAAACATATCCACCAAAACAACATTGCCCAGATGATAAACATTAAACTGATGAAGTGCGGCGGTGTGAGTCAGGCTATTAAGATTTTGGAGTATGCAAGGGAGCATAACATAACTTGTATGCTCGGCTCTATGATAGAGGGACCAATCTCGATCAACGCGGCTGTACAGTTGGCATTTAACTACCGTGATGTGATCAGGTTTGTTGATCTTGACAGCCCTTTGCTTTACAAAGAACCGTCAAAACTTCTTAGTTTCCGTTTCGATCGGGGTGAGGTTTTTGTGCTATGA
- a CDS encoding DUF819 family protein: protein MIENPLVYLLTLALIASGFYFLEEKIKHKIFTYLPSVVMIYAFSMFLASMGAFAQNDAIHDIYKLAKTNLLPAMLFLILLQVDLRDFVKLGRKLLLAYVLAVVSIAVGFIAVVYLFGFDKMIASSFGALAGSWMGGTANMVAVGSALGVSEEAFGYALVVDSVNYTIWVVFLLFLTPFASYFNRWSKAQDSLQTLGSIGCSCTVGAKRYWFLVVLAIAISFISQMLATQFTILNTTTTIVVLATVFGILGSFTKLREVGGSAEIATTMLYILVALIGSQAVIESFWSVGLYVLAGFMILAIHFVLMALGAKLFKLDLFSIAVASLSNIGGVASAPILAATYDKKLVGIGVLMAIAGYIIGTFGGLFVGNVLIGIAQ, encoded by the coding sequence GTGATCGAAAATCCTTTGGTATATTTACTTACACTGGCATTGATTGCAAGTGGGTTTTACTTTTTAGAAGAGAAGATAAAACACAAAATATTTACATACCTTCCCTCTGTCGTGATGATCTACGCTTTTTCTATGTTCTTGGCAAGTATGGGTGCGTTTGCACAAAACGATGCGATCCACGATATTTACAAACTTGCAAAAACAAACCTGCTTCCTGCTATGCTCTTTTTGATCCTTTTGCAGGTTGATCTGCGCGACTTTGTAAAACTCGGTAGAAAGCTTCTGCTGGCGTATGTTTTGGCGGTGGTTTCGATCGCAGTCGGTTTTATTGCAGTGGTGTACCTCTTTGGGTTCGACAAAATGATCGCAAGCTCATTTGGTGCCTTGGCGGGAAGCTGGATGGGCGGAACTGCAAACATGGTGGCGGTGGGTTCTGCACTTGGTGTGAGTGAAGAAGCCTTTGGGTACGCGCTTGTTGTTGACAGTGTGAACTATACGATCTGGGTAGTTTTTTTACTTTTCTTGACGCCGTTTGCATCTTACTTTAACAGATGGAGCAAGGCACAAGACTCTTTGCAAACTCTAGGTTCTATTGGCTGTTCGTGTACGGTGGGGGCGAAGCGGTACTGGTTTTTGGTTGTGCTTGCGATCGCTATCTCGTTTATCTCACAGATGTTAGCTACCCAGTTTACTATTTTAAATACCACGACAACCATAGTGGTACTCGCTACCGTTTTTGGAATACTCGGCTCATTTACAAAGTTAAGAGAAGTTGGAGGCTCGGCTGAGATCGCAACGACAATGCTCTACATCTTGGTAGCTCTCATAGGTTCGCAGGCGGTGATCGAGAGTTTTTGGAGTGTCGGGTTGTATGTCCTTGCAGGTTTTATGATCTTGGCTATCCACTTTGTACTTATGGCACTCGGGGCGAAGCTTTTTAAACTTGATCTTTTCTCGATCGCAGTAGCCTCACTCTCCAACATCGGCGGAGTAGCATCAGCACCTATATTAGCCGCTACTTACGATAAAAAACTGGTTGGCATTGGAGTGCTTATGGCAATAGCCGGTTACATCATAGGGACGTTTGGCGGACTTTTTGTCGGTAATGTTTTAATAGGGATCGCACAATGA
- the nhaA gene encoding Na+/H+ antiporter NhaA encodes MKIYAPWEKTFQKVATPLEHFIHAQTTTGIILVFMTIVALILANTPLYEFYENVFHLKISFNVSDWKLSHTIHHWINDGLMAIFFFLIGLEIKRNILVGELSNVRVAILPILAALGGMVVPAAIYIYVNSGLDSQNGWGIPMATDIAFAISALVLLNKRVSPSLVTFLIALAIVDDLGAVVVIAVFYTEQIHLAPLILAGASFLIMVSFNRFGIHAVLPYFLVGMFLWFFMLESGVHATIAGVIAAMAIPSKPKYTPDDFSHHIKNNLDEYDSYPVATDYSLHEKQKALLINMSEKIDSIQSPSARLEQVLHLPVSLLVIPLFALANAGISINFSKVDEALMEPISLGIILGLVFGKVLGIAGVSYIATKLKIAQLPDNSSMSQVFGVSLLGGIGFTMSIFVAELAFYGNEPYIFQAKIAILTASLLAGLSGYLWLRFIAQKPHPDRNGN; translated from the coding sequence ATGAAAATTTACGCACCGTGGGAAAAGACCTTCCAAAAAGTCGCCACCCCGCTTGAACATTTTATTCATGCTCAAACTACGACAGGGATCATCTTAGTCTTTATGACAATAGTTGCACTCATACTTGCAAACACACCGCTTTATGAGTTTTATGAAAATGTTTTTCATCTAAAAATATCATTCAATGTCAGTGACTGGAAACTCTCTCATACTATCCACCACTGGATCAACGACGGTCTTATGGCAATCTTTTTCTTTTTAATCGGTCTTGAGATAAAAAGAAATATCCTGGTAGGTGAGCTTTCAAACGTACGTGTTGCAATTCTGCCGATCCTTGCCGCACTTGGCGGAATGGTTGTGCCTGCTGCGATCTATATATATGTAAACAGCGGACTTGACAGCCAAAACGGATGGGGAATCCCTATGGCGACAGATATCGCTTTTGCAATTAGTGCACTGGTTCTGCTAAATAAAAGGGTATCGCCCTCTCTCGTTACTTTTTTAATAGCACTTGCGATCGTAGATGACTTGGGTGCCGTTGTGGTTATCGCTGTTTTTTATACAGAGCAGATCCACCTTGCTCCACTCATACTGGCAGGGGCTAGTTTTCTTATTATGGTTTCTTTTAACCGCTTTGGTATCCATGCGGTTCTTCCGTACTTCCTTGTCGGTATGTTTTTGTGGTTTTTTATGCTTGAATCAGGTGTTCATGCAACGATTGCAGGTGTTATTGCAGCAATGGCAATCCCTTCAAAACCGAAATACACTCCAGATGACTTCTCACACCACATAAAAAACAATCTTGACGAGTACGACAGCTATCCAGTTGCAACCGACTACTCTTTGCATGAGAAACAAAAAGCGCTTCTTATCAACATGTCGGAGAAAATTGACTCTATCCAATCTCCTTCTGCAAGGCTGGAGCAGGTACTGCATCTCCCTGTGAGTTTACTTGTAATTCCTCTTTTTGCTCTTGCAAACGCAGGTATCAGCATCAACTTTTCTAAAGTGGACGAAGCATTGATGGAACCTATCTCTTTAGGGATTATTTTAGGACTGGTATTTGGTAAGGTCTTGGGGATAGCGGGAGTCTCTTACATAGCTACAAAACTGAAAATTGCCCAACTGCCGGATAACAGCAGTATGAGTCAGGTTTTTGGTGTTTCACTGCTGGGCGGGATCGGTTTTACTATGAGTATCTTCGTAGCCGAACTCGCTTTTTACGGCAATGAACCTTATATTTTCCAAGCAAAAATAGCTATTTTAACAGCTTCGCTTTTAGCAGGTTTGAGCGGTTATCTGTGGCTAAGATTCATAGCACAAAAACCTCACCCCGATCGAAACGGAAACTAA